In one window of Cytophagaceae bacterium ABcell3 DNA:
- a CDS encoding alpha/beta hydrolase, which yields MKTVYWVKGHGMPVIFIHGAFVDSSMWDRQVSYFSKNYKVITYDLRGHGKTQGKAGEYSFDAYVQDLDSLIDKTCAGQKPVICGLSLGGMIAQAYAARYSDKISGLIVADSAVTLTLTWWDRIMKLLFPEWVMVLSLRMTGVKSFSRLSFFLGKITRGRKWLGKEHTYKYINKQMLMQEKEAWINTYRVIYAFRKQKLFNISVPTLVIIGEYEPASLYKHAEVLKREIKDCQVQVIYDSGHIPCLDQPDHFNKVVEIFCEKIHK from the coding sequence ATGAAAACTGTTTATTGGGTAAAAGGTCATGGAATGCCTGTAATTTTTATTCATGGGGCATTTGTAGATTCTTCTATGTGGGATAGGCAAGTAAGTTACTTTTCTAAGAATTATAAAGTTATTACCTATGATTTGAGGGGGCATGGAAAAACGCAAGGGAAGGCAGGTGAATATTCTTTTGACGCTTATGTGCAGGATCTGGATAGTTTGATAGACAAAACTTGCGCTGGCCAAAAACCGGTAATCTGTGGATTGTCTTTAGGAGGGATGATTGCTCAAGCTTATGCCGCAAGGTATTCGGACAAAATTAGTGGACTAATTGTCGCAGACTCTGCTGTTACCCTGACACTAACATGGTGGGATCGGATAATGAAGCTGCTATTCCCTGAATGGGTCATGGTTTTGTCTTTACGGATGACAGGGGTCAAGTCATTTAGCCGTTTATCCTTTTTTCTGGGCAAAATTACCCGTGGAAGAAAGTGGTTAGGCAAAGAGCATACCTATAAATACATTAACAAACAGATGTTAATGCAAGAAAAAGAAGCATGGATCAATACTTACCGGGTAATTTACGCTTTCCGAAAGCAGAAACTGTTTAATATAAGCGTGCCGACATTGGTGATAATAGGGGAGTATGAACCTGCTTCTTTGTATAAGCATGCAGAGGTGTTGAAACGTGAAATAAAGGATTGCCAAGTGCAGGTGATTTATGACAGTGGCCATATACCTTGCCTGGATCAGCCCGACCATTTCAATAAGGTGGTTGAGATTTTTTGTGAAAAAATACACAAATAA
- a CDS encoding AMP-binding protein translates to MATKTWLKNYPKGVSDEINPDNNESVLEFYEDCIDKYKDMPAYVNMGKTLTFRQVDEYATSFAAYIQNKTNLKKGDRIAIQMPNLLQFPIAMFGAIKAGLVVVNTNPLYTEREMEHQFKDAKIKGIVILSNFASKLEAIKKNTGIETVIVANIGDMLGFKGYIVNFVVKNIKKMVPPYHLDGAISFKEVLNQGKGQSYSRPKLTGSDICYLQYTGGTTGISKGAMLTHRNILANMEQIYEWFKPVLRDKQETVITALPLYHIFALTANCLAMLKYGAKNVLITNPRDMPAFIKELKKTPFTLMTGVNTLFNGLLNQPDFHNVDFSNFKLAVGGGMAVQKAVAERWEKVTGTKLAEGYGLTETSPVVACNPVDGTMKIGSIGLPLPSTELKIMDDDGNEVPVNEPGEIWVKGPQVMAGYWEKPEDTKNVMEGEWLKTGDVGTVNEEGFFRIVDRKKEMILVSGFNVYPNEVEDVIGQHPKVLEVGVKGMPDEKTTEAVKAFVVKKDPSLTADELKAHCKKSLTSYKVPKEIVFRDELPKSNVGKILRRLME, encoded by the coding sequence ATGGCAACAAAAACTTGGCTTAAAAATTATCCTAAAGGGGTTAGTGATGAAATTAATCCTGATAATAACGAATCAGTTCTCGAATTTTACGAAGACTGCATTGATAAATATAAAGATATGCCTGCCTATGTGAACATGGGCAAAACCTTGACCTTCCGTCAGGTAGATGAATATGCAACTTCTTTTGCGGCATATATCCAAAACAAAACCAACTTAAAGAAAGGCGACCGTATAGCCATTCAGATGCCTAACTTGCTGCAATTTCCGATAGCGATGTTTGGTGCTATTAAGGCGGGTTTGGTAGTGGTCAACACCAACCCTCTATATACTGAGCGGGAAATGGAACATCAGTTTAAAGATGCTAAAATTAAAGGTATTGTCATTTTGTCAAATTTTGCCAGTAAACTTGAGGCAATTAAGAAAAATACGGGAATAGAAACTGTTATTGTCGCAAATATTGGTGATATGCTTGGTTTTAAAGGGTATATCGTGAATTTTGTGGTTAAGAATATCAAAAAAATGGTGCCTCCTTACCACTTAGATGGTGCAATAAGCTTTAAAGAGGTGTTGAACCAGGGCAAGGGGCAAAGCTATTCCAGGCCAAAATTGACAGGTTCAGATATTTGTTATTTGCAATACACAGGGGGAACCACTGGTATTTCAAAAGGGGCTATGCTTACCCATAGAAATATTCTGGCCAACATGGAGCAGATTTACGAGTGGTTTAAACCGGTATTGAGGGATAAACAAGAAACTGTAATAACAGCGCTTCCATTGTACCACATTTTTGCATTAACCGCAAACTGTTTGGCAATGCTTAAATATGGGGCCAAAAATGTACTTATCACAAACCCTCGGGATATGCCAGCTTTTATAAAAGAGCTGAAAAAAACACCGTTTACACTGATGACCGGGGTTAATACATTGTTTAATGGCCTTCTGAATCAACCTGATTTTCATAATGTAGACTTTTCTAATTTTAAACTTGCCGTAGGTGGTGGTATGGCAGTTCAAAAAGCTGTTGCAGAAAGGTGGGAAAAGGTAACAGGAACAAAATTAGCGGAAGGCTATGGACTTACGGAAACTTCCCCTGTGGTAGCTTGTAACCCTGTAGATGGAACAATGAAAATCGGCTCTATTGGTTTGCCGCTGCCATCTACCGAGTTGAAAATTATGGATGATGATGGAAACGAAGTGCCGGTCAATGAGCCGGGAGAAATTTGGGTCAAAGGACCTCAGGTAATGGCTGGGTATTGGGAGAAACCTGAAGATACTAAGAATGTTATGGAAGGAGAGTGGCTGAAAACCGGGGATGTGGGCACTGTAAATGAAGAAGGGTTCTTCCGGATTGTCGACAGAAAAAAGGAGATGATTTTAGTATCAGGGTTCAATGTATATCCAAATGAAGTAGAAGATGTAATTGGCCAGCATCCTAAAGTTTTGGAAGTAGGGGTAAAGGGCATGCCTGATGAAAAAACTACGGAAGCTGTAAAGGCTTTTGTGGTAAAGAAAGATCCATCTTTGACAGCAGATGAACTTAAAGCGCATTGTAAGAAAAGCCTCACTAGTTATAAAGTGCCTAAGGAAATTGTATTCCGGGATGAATTACCTAAATCCAATGTTGGTAAAATCCTCAGGCGCTTAATGGAATAA